The genomic region ATATCCCTCACCTATGTCAACCCAGACGCGCAAATATGGGCTCGGCACGACCGACAGCGCTTCGGGAAAGAACTGCCTCTGCGGTGGCGCGCCCAGAATCACGGTGATCTCACCATTGACAGCCACGCCTTGGAAGGCCGTGAGCGGTTCATCGAGTCCTGTCACCGAGCCGTCGTTGGACCAAATTGCTATGCCTCCTCCAACTACGGCTGCTTTGATGCTTACCGAACCGCTGAACGGTCGGCCCGAGGCATCAAGCAGGCGGTTGACCTGAACTGCGGCATTACTGCGGGCCTGCATCAGCAACAAACAGACAAGGAGAGGCAGAAGTCTGCGAAATCCCTTGATCCCTTGCATGATACCCCCTATTGAAGCCCGACCAGTACCAACACGAGGCCGCGACCTTCCGCAAGCCTGCTCATCGCCTTGCCGATGATCGCACCTTGGGCTCGGCTATGGTCGGCTGCTTTCATCGCGTGACCCGGAGTGCTTGAACTGGTCAAGAGATCGCCCGGTTCAATTGCCCCTGACGAAGCGTCTGTCCAGCAGTAGACTCTCCCACTCAAGGCGACCGGTTGACCGCCCGCGGTCGGCTGAAAGGCCTGCCCCAAGACAATGCCCGGTTCGATCCCGCCGGCGCCGCTGATTACACCCGCAACGCGGTGATCGTATGGTTCAGAGGTCACCTGTAGCTTGCCGTTACCGGCCGGATCGATGCTCACCACCATACCGGGCTTGAGTCCGCTATCGGACGCGACCTCGAACGGCTCGGCGACATCCGCGCCGGTAATTTTCATGATCGTACAGCGCACATTCCCAGCTACGTCCAACTGCTCCTCCGGCGTAGAAGTACCGATACCGACTCGGCCTGTCCCAGATTGAAATGTCATGACATCGCGCAGGGCGGGTTCGTCGCGAACGATCAGATTGTCACTCTGCCACCCCCGGAAGAAGAGGATCCAGCGCGAGACTCCTGCCTCGCGAACCACGTAGCCGTTCAACTCATTACTACCGGCTTCGCTTATGATGAAGCCACCGCCACTGTGGTAGACATGAAGCCTGTAGCTTGGGTTGGTGGTACCGATGCCGACGTTGTTGCTGAAGTAGCCGCGGCCGCTGAAGTAGCCGGCGAAGCCGCTGCCGCTTTGGCCATAGACTCCGTAATTGCTGCCGCCCAAGCCGCCGAAGTTAGCCGCGCCGGCATAGGCGCCGTACGCTCCGTAGCTGTCGCCGCCGAGCCAGCCATAGTTGCCGCTTTGGTGCTTTCCATAAATCCCCTTGCCGCCGTATGCTTCGCCCAGGACAGCGATACCGTAGCCGCCATTGGTGCCATAGACGCCGGCGGTATCGCCGCCGAGTATGCCACGGTTATCCTTGCTCGTATTCCAGCCGCGGATCGCAGTACCGCTGGCAGCGGTGGTCGTGACCGAGAACCCCACTGCGGTTGTCCCTAACGTCCCGCTATAGGGTAGCGAAACGCTGGCCGGCTGCCAGGTCGCAGTCCCGACCGAGTCGGCGGTCAGCACATAACCACGTGTGGGTGCGCTTGTCAGTTTCAAACCGGTCGTCTTGACGGTGCCCACAACATCGAGCTGTTCTTCAGGAATCATCGTGTTGACCCCGACCTTCCCCTGACCTAGATAGAGATTTCCGTAAGAGGCTCCGACGATGGTCCGAATCAGTCCAAGCTGATTGAAAGCATCGTACGCCAGATCGAGTCCGTTACCCATGTCCGCGACGTTTCCCTCTTGTCCTCTTAGACGCATGCCACCCTGAACGTCGAGTCGTCGTGCGGGCGTGGTAGTGCCGATCCCGACATTCCCGCCGAACTCGATCGTCAGGACAGCATCGCTCAACGTTGGCAATCCGGTTGTTGGATACCGGCTCTGCAGAAAATGGAATTTGCCGCGATTCCAATAGTCACCGCGCTGTTCGTAGACCAGAGCGCCCTTGCCCCGCGACGTATCAAGTTGACCGGCGCCGTTACCGCCGGTCGAAAACAAGATCCCGATGCCGGTGCCAATGTTCGAATTCGGGTTGTCGAGCTTCACCGGCAACGCCAGACCTTCTTCCTGCTTCAGGATGTAAAGACTTCGATTGGGATTGTTCAAACCCACACCGACTTGGTCAGCCGGATTGGTCAACCGTACCACTGTACCGTCGTCAGTCCAGCCGCCTCCGGCGCCACTGCCCGCACTTGCGATCGCGAAACTCGCTGTATCGGCAAACTGCGATCGGAACGCGTAAGCTACGCTCACAATCTTGAGCGGCGGTTGCGTGAGCGGATCTCCGTCAATTTGCATCCGGAACCAGCGCACACTGCCGTCAAACACTGTCTGCGAAAACGGGGTGATGGAACCCAGCATTACGGCAAAGACTCCTCCGTGGATGCTAACGGCAGGATGGCTCTCACTCCAAAGCGGTGTACTTCCCGCGGAATCGGCGTACAGCACGAAAGTCATGGCAATCGTTGTGTCAAGCGGTACACCGAGCGAGTCAGACAGAGATCCTTGGTAGTTGATGAGAGCCGGCACGGCGGATGCTGAAAGCGCCATGATGTGAATCAAGCCGAAGATCATGAACGCAACAGTACGACAGTAGGACATGGCGGACCTCGCAGAGTAGGACGTCTAAAGGACGAGTATATGACGATTTGGGGTATGCTATACCGGACAAAAATATATATTTTTGAACCGAATAATCAAGAATAAGTTTTCTTCCCGTCCGGACTGTCTATCTCAGCTGACGGCGGACAGGACGGGTCTGATACGCCGCAGCAAAGCATGAGGCATTTCATTATTGACAACTTGCTCGATAAATGCTATCGTCAGCCATCTTCCATCGCAATCAGGCGTCATGCATTCCACGATGTTTGCACGCGACGGGATTTGATGATTGACCAAAATCGCCTGTCGGTGGTGAACGCAGCGAACGGATGCGATTTCGTGGCGCGCGATCGCTTCGGCAGTTGTGTGACATTGTTGCCGGTCTTTTACCCAGAGGAAGGAGAGTGCTGATGAAAATCATCACTATGCCCGGGATTGAACCAATCCTGAAGCCCTATCTGATCATCTGCGGCGTTAAGGGCCCGTTGAGAATCATCTGCGGCCATTATTAGCCGTCCGGTAGCAACAGGAGCTGTGCGTCGACGTGACTGTCGGCGCACAGCCGATCCGTGCCAAGCGGCGTCGGAAATCATAAACCTCGGGGCGGTCAACACATGAAGTCTTCACCGTACAATCATTTCTTCGCCGTAAACGGGGGTACCGTCGTCCTGGCCTACAACAGCTATTCCGGCGCAGTCGCCGAGATCGAGCTGGAGCATTATCCGCGCGTCCGATTTCTACTGGAGCATCCGGATCAGGCCGAGACGCAGCAAGACGCAGAATTTCTGCAATGCCTGCAGCAGGGGATGTTCCTGATCCCGGACCAGGTTGACCAGCGGGCGGCGCTGAAGGTGATCGGGCGGACGGCGCGACTGGATGCGCCGGTCCTGACGCTGACAATCGCGCCAACGCTGGCCTGCAACTTCGCCTGCGATTACTGCTTCGAAGCGCGTTCACAGGTTATGATGTCGCCGGCGACACAGGAGGCGCTGGTAGGTTTTACCGCGCATCACTTGCGGAAGGCGGAGGCGCTGCGCATCTGCTGGTTCGGCGGCGAACCGACGCTCTGCATGACGCTGGTCGAGCGGCTGCAGAATCAGTTTTTGGAGCTGGCGGCGCAGCAACGGGCCGGGTTTGTCCCCAGTCAAATCATAACCAACGGCTATCTGCTCGATGCGACTCTGGCCCGACGATTGGCGGCGCTGCATATCGAGCGCGCCCAGATCACCGTGGACGGACCGCGCGCTGTACACGACAGTCGCCGCAAGCTGCGCAACGGGCGCGGCACGTTCGACCGGGTGATGGACAATATCACAAGCGCCGCGGAAGTCTTGCAGATCAATGTACGCATCAATGTCGACCGCGACAATGTCGCATCCGTGTACGAGGTGGTCGAAATCCTCGACCGGCGCGGCGTGTTGCCGAAAGTCCGGATCACCTTCGGGCAGATCAAAGCCTCGGGACACGCCTGTGCCGACATCCGCGACCGATGCTATGACAATGCCGAATTTGCTGATACCTTGGTTCAGATCCAGAGTGTTCTGAACCAAAAGAGAATCAATTGCTCCGACTATCCGCGTATTCTGGGCGGTGCCGCCTGCGGCGCTGTGGCTGAAGGCTACTATGTCGTCTCACCCACCGGCCACCTGTTCAAATGTTGGGAAGATATCGCCAACGACGCCGGCCGGTCGATCGGAGATTTGTTCTCCGCGCAGCCATCGGAACAGCAGCAGCGGAACCTCGACGCCTACCGCAATTGGGATCCGTTCCAATTCCCCGGCTGCCGCGAATGCGACGTGCTACCGATCTGCATGGGAGGTTGTCCGATCTCGGGGATCGAAGAGAAACGGACAGCAACGGGCGTCTGCTCGCCGTGGAAATACAATTTGGAACGGCTGCTGGCGCTCACGTATCAGGCGGGCCAACAGGCGGCGGCGCAGCAGGCGTGAGGGCAATCTATGACTGAGCCGCAACAACGTCGACCGCAGATCATCGGCTGGGAAATCACCAGCTACTGTAATCTTAAGTGTCCACACTGTTATAGCGCGGC from Candidatus Zixiibacteriota bacterium harbors:
- a CDS encoding SPASM domain-containing protein, translated to MKSSPYNHFFAVNGGTVVLAYNSYSGAVAEIELEHYPRVRFLLEHPDQAETQQDAEFLQCLQQGMFLIPDQVDQRAALKVIGRTARLDAPVLTLTIAPTLACNFACDYCFEARSQVMMSPATQEALVGFTAHHLRKAEALRICWFGGEPTLCMTLVERLQNQFLELAAQQRAGFVPSQIITNGYLLDATLARRLAALHIERAQITVDGPRAVHDSRRKLRNGRGTFDRVMDNITSAAEVLQINVRINVDRDNVASVYEVVEILDRRGVLPKVRITFGQIKASGHACADIRDRCYDNAEFADTLVQIQSVLNQKRINCSDYPRILGGAACGAVAEGYYVVSPTGHLFKCWEDIANDAGRSIGDLFSAQPSEQQQRNLDAYRNWDPFQFPGCRECDVLPICMGGCPISGIEEKRTATGVCSPWKYNLERLLALTYQAGQQAAAQQA